One Neisseria sp. Marseille-Q5346 genomic region harbors:
- a CDS encoding primosomal protein N' has product MFYHRIAVNVPLSDGLLTYSHSEPLPPGTRVLVPFRNKTVVGIVWETDIAPDMDAARILSVQTAFVEENPLPQSWRDLLAFTSRYYHYPTGQAVFAALPQGLKETRAVEIPKPPLFYALNEAGRAQTPPPARFNKKAALWDALLSGGMTMAALKQVNAQAAKLIEDWAEQGWIETTEAAKPVLRSYHGQASHSEFVLNADQQKASDEIQTAFGKFQPFLLYGITGSGKTEVYFDAMAKVLAQGRQVLFLLPEINLTPQLLKRVENRFADVPTAVLHSQMAAGKRTQDYLRAMLGQAKLVIGTRLAVFTPMDDVGLIVVDEEHDGSFKQDNELRYHARDLAVWRAKQSGCPVVLGSATPSLESWHKAQSGAYRLLQLTERAHATAQLPQVEILNVGRLKLDNGFSPQALQLLKQNFEAGGMSLVYLNRRGFAPALFCGDCGHTFGCPNCSAKMVLHQRARQLRCHHCDHREPIPFKCPDCGNQDLTAVGHGTQRVEETLRAFLPKAAVVRVDRDSTAHKNDWADLYRRIADNEIDILVGTQMLAKGHDFARLNLVIVLNADGSLYSADFRAPERLFAELMQVSGRAGRADKPGKVLIQTQLPEHPVFAAVKAQDYAVFAENELNERQMFAMPPFGFQTAVRADAPLVADAMEFLNAAKETLAPLLPESVSQFGAAPMLMVRLAERERAQVFLESTSRQDLHRAVSLWVQVLQQNRDGKIRWSVDVDVQEA; this is encoded by the coding sequence ATGTTCTACCACCGTATTGCCGTAAACGTGCCGCTTTCAGACGGCCTTTTGACTTATTCCCATTCCGAGCCGCTTCCTCCGGGAACGCGGGTGCTTGTGCCTTTCCGCAATAAAACCGTTGTCGGGATTGTGTGGGAAACGGATATTGCCCCCGATATGGATGCGGCGCGGATTTTGAGCGTTCAGACGGCCTTTGTAGAAGAAAATCCGTTGCCTCAAAGCTGGCGTGATTTGTTGGCGTTTACGTCGCGTTATTACCACTATCCGACGGGGCAGGCGGTGTTTGCCGCGCTGCCGCAGGGTTTGAAGGAAACGCGTGCGGTGGAAATACCGAAGCCGCCGTTGTTTTACGCGCTGAACGAAGCGGGTAGGGCGCAAACGCCGCCTCCGGCTCGGTTCAATAAAAAAGCGGCTTTGTGGGATGCGCTGCTGTCGGGCGGAATGACGATGGCGGCGTTGAAGCAGGTGAACGCGCAGGCGGCGAAATTAATCGAAGATTGGGCGGAACAGGGTTGGATTGAAACGACGGAAGCGGCGAAACCCGTTTTAAGGTCGTACCACGGGCAGGCTTCGCACTCTGAATTTGTATTAAATGCTGACCAGCAGAAGGCTTCCGATGAAATTCAGACGGCCTTTGGTAAATTTCAACCGTTTTTGCTGTACGGTATTACCGGCAGTGGCAAGACTGAAGTTTATTTTGATGCGATGGCGAAAGTGTTGGCTCAGGGACGGCAGGTGTTGTTTCTGTTGCCCGAAATCAATCTCACGCCGCAGCTTTTAAAGCGGGTGGAAAACCGTTTTGCCGACGTGCCGACCGCCGTGTTGCACAGCCAGATGGCGGCAGGCAAGCGCACGCAGGATTATCTGCGCGCGATGTTGGGGCAGGCGAAGCTGGTCATTGGCACGCGGCTGGCCGTGTTCACGCCGATGGATGATGTCGGGCTGATTGTGGTCGATGAGGAACACGACGGCTCGTTCAAGCAAGACAACGAATTGCGCTACCACGCCCGCGATTTAGCGGTGTGGCGGGCGAAGCAGAGCGGCTGCCCCGTCGTCTTGGGTAGCGCCACGCCCAGCTTGGAGAGTTGGCACAAGGCGCAAAGCGGCGCGTACCGCCTGCTACAACTGACCGAGCGCGCCCATGCTACCGCGCAACTGCCGCAAGTAGAAATACTCAACGTAGGCCGTCTGAAACTTGACAACGGCTTCTCGCCGCAAGCCTTGCAGCTTTTGAAACAGAATTTTGAAGCAGGCGGCATGTCGCTGGTGTACCTCAACCGGCGCGGCTTTGCGCCCGCATTATTTTGCGGCGACTGCGGCCATACCTTCGGCTGCCCGAACTGCTCCGCCAAAATGGTGTTGCACCAACGCGCCCGCCAACTGCGCTGCCACCACTGCGACCACCGAGAACCCATCCCGTTCAAATGCCCCGACTGCGGCAATCAAGACCTGACCGCCGTCGGACACGGCACGCAGCGCGTCGAAGAAACCTTGCGTGCCTTCTTGCCCAAGGCAGCCGTCGTCCGCGTCGACAGGGACAGCACGGCGCACAAAAACGATTGGGCGGATTTGTACCGCCGTATCGCCGACAACGAAATTGACATTCTGGTCGGCACGCAGATGCTCGCCAAAGGTCATGATTTCGCGCGGCTCAACCTCGTTATTGTATTGAACGCCGACGGCAGCCTGTATAGCGCGGACTTTCGTGCGCCGGAAAGGCTGTTCGCCGAGCTGATGCAGGTATCCGGCAGGGCGGGGCGCGCCGACAAACCCGGCAAGGTGTTGATACAGACACAACTGCCCGAACATCCTGTCTTCGCTGCCGTCAAAGCGCAAGACTACGCCGTATTTGCCGAAAACGAATTGAACGAGCGGCAAATGTTCGCCATGCCGCCTTTCGGTTTTCAGACCGCCGTCCGCGCCGACGCGCCGCTCGTGGCCGATGCGATGGAATTTCTCAACGCCGCCAAAGAAACCCTCGCCCCACTTTTGCCCGAAAGTGTCTCCCAGTTCGGCGCCGCCCCCATGCTGATGGTGCGCCTCGCCGAACGCGAACGCGCGCAAGTTTTCCTCGAATCGACATCGCGACAAGATTTACACCGCGCCGTGAGTTTGTGGGTGCAGGTGTTACAGCAAAACCGCGACGGTAAAATCAGATGGTCTGTAGATGTTGATGTGCAAGAGGCTTGA
- a CDS encoding helix-turn-helix transcriptional regulator → MDTFKDRLAFLWKDEARQAKIAADIDMTIAGFSRIWNEGGLPKSETLKKIKQLKGCSIDWLLTGEGSPFPDSEAPKATATDTLGNPVDIDEFVFVPRYDIQAAAGHGQLVGDEQPMFAMAFRRYWIENYVTRDIKNLSVISVKGDSMEGVLNDGDTILINHGQTTPRDGLYVLRLNENLLVKRLQLIPGGIVNVISANEAYPTFEIDLKNPTDDVAIIGRVEWFGRSI, encoded by the coding sequence ATGGATACCTTTAAAGACCGCCTGGCTTTCTTATGGAAAGATGAAGCCCGCCAAGCCAAAATTGCCGCCGATATTGATATGACCATCGCCGGATTCAGCCGTATCTGGAACGAAGGCGGCCTGCCGAAATCGGAAACGCTAAAAAAAATCAAACAACTTAAAGGCTGCAGCATAGACTGGCTTTTGACAGGAGAAGGCTCCCCCTTCCCCGATTCCGAAGCCCCAAAAGCCACGGCAACCGACACACTGGGCAACCCTGTCGATATAGACGAATTTGTCTTTGTGCCGCGTTACGACATCCAGGCCGCGGCCGGACACGGTCAGCTCGTCGGCGACGAACAGCCAATGTTCGCCATGGCGTTCCGACGCTATTGGATTGAAAATTATGTAACGCGCGACATCAAAAACCTTTCCGTTATCTCAGTCAAAGGCGACTCGATGGAAGGCGTGCTGAATGATGGCGACACCATCCTCATCAACCACGGCCAAACCACGCCGCGCGACGGCCTCTATGTTTTACGCCTCAATGAAAACCTTTTGGTTAAACGCCTGCAACTGATACCCGGCGGCATCGTCAACGTCATTTCTGCCAACGAGGCCTACCCTACTTTTGAAATCGACTTGAAAAACCCGACCGACGACGTCGCCATCATCGGCCGTGTAGAATGGTTTGGCAGAAGCATCTAA
- the serB gene encoding phosphoserine phosphatase SerB codes for MKKVLVLQHGDLGACDWSAFGGLVSAPLGKSVLRLPVDDDFELTAEMRAALIAQQIDGAVLLDVAFADLGLIVSDMDSTLITIECVDEIAAGVGLKDEVAAITEQSMRGELDFEQSLRKRVALLAGLDECVLEEVYENVLQLSPGAEFLLEECKRNDVKFMLVSGGFTFFTERLQRRLGLDFHFANVLEVENGKLTGRLKGRIIDAQAKTDLLREYRERLGLAPWQVVAMGDGANDIPMIREAGFGIAYRAKPKTEANADACVRFGGLERIRGWFA; via the coding sequence ATGAAGAAAGTTTTGGTGTTGCAACATGGGGATTTGGGCGCGTGCGACTGGTCGGCGTTTGGCGGTTTGGTGTCTGCACCATTAGGAAAGTCGGTATTGCGTCTGCCGGTTGATGATGATTTTGAATTGACGGCCGAGATGCGTGCGGCGTTGATTGCGCAGCAGATAGATGGTGCGGTATTGCTGGATGTGGCTTTTGCTGATTTGGGACTGATTGTCAGCGATATGGATTCGACGCTGATTACGATTGAGTGCGTGGATGAGATTGCGGCCGGTGTCGGGCTGAAGGATGAAGTGGCAGCGATTACGGAGCAGTCGATGCGCGGAGAGCTGGACTTTGAGCAGTCTTTGCGTAAGCGTGTGGCTTTGCTGGCCGGTTTGGACGAGTGCGTGTTGGAAGAAGTGTACGAGAATGTGTTGCAGCTGTCGCCGGGCGCGGAATTTTTGTTGGAAGAGTGTAAACGGAATGATGTGAAGTTTATGCTGGTGTCGGGCGGATTTACGTTCTTTACGGAACGCCTACAACGGCGTTTGGGCTTGGATTTCCATTTTGCGAATGTGTTGGAAGTGGAAAACGGCAAGCTGACAGGCCGTCTGAAAGGGCGGATTATCGATGCGCAGGCTAAGACGGATTTGTTGCGTGAATACCGTGAGCGTCTGGGTTTGGCTCCGTGGCAGGTGGTGGCGATGGGCGATGGTGCGAATGATATTCCGATGATACGGGAGGCGGGATTCGGTATTGCTTATCGGGCGAAACCGAAAACTGAGGCGAATGCGGATGCGTGCGTGCGCTTTGGTGGTTTGGAGCGGATACGCGGTTGGTTTGCGTAA
- a CDS encoding class I SAM-dependent methyltransferase yields the protein MYKIYFDETASAELRSLAEPFGLTVIDRQPEEDSFLIADESGISLCRAGEKGRVRVDFDGGAAHYRRTKGGGELIAKAVNHTAQPTVWDATGGLGRDSFVLASLGLNVHTFEQNPAVACLLSDGLNRAGQSEETREIAQRITLHFGNAVDLMQKLAAQKGRPDVVYLDPMYPERRKTAAVKKEMAYFHDLVGAAQDEAELLDAALNTAKKRIVVKRPRLGEFLDGRKPAYQYTGKSTRFDVYLPTRPSED from the coding sequence ATGTACAAGATTTATTTTGACGAAACCGCATCTGCCGAACTTCGCAGCCTTGCCGAGCCGTTCGGGCTGACCGTTATCGACCGGCAGCCTGAAGAAGACAGTTTCCTTATCGCTGACGAAAGCGGCATCAGCTTGTGCCGCGCAGGTGAAAAAGGCCGTGTCCGCGTTGATTTTGATGGCGGTGCCGCCCATTACCGGCGTACTAAAGGCGGAGGTGAGTTGATTGCCAAAGCCGTCAACCATACTGCGCAACCGACTGTCTGGGACGCTACCGGTGGACTGGGACGCGACAGCTTCGTGCTTGCCTCGTTGGGCTTGAATGTACACACTTTTGAACAAAATCCTGCTGTTGCCTGTCTACTTTCAGACGGCCTCAACAGGGCAGGACAAAGTGAAGAGACACGGGAGATTGCCCAGCGAATTACTTTGCACTTCGGCAATGCCGTTGATTTAATGCAGAAATTGGCCGCGCAAAAAGGCAGACCCGATGTGGTGTACCTCGACCCGATGTACCCGGAACGCCGCAAAACCGCCGCCGTGAAAAAAGAAATGGCCTATTTCCACGACTTGGTCGGCGCGGCACAAGACGAAGCCGAGTTGTTGGACGCAGCGTTGAATACCGCCAAAAAGCGCATTGTCGTCAAACGCCCGCGCTTGGGCGAATTTCTTGACGGGCGCAAACCTGCTTATCAATACACCGGCAAAAGCACGCGGTTTGACGTTTACCTTCCGACAAGGCCGTCTGAAGACTAG
- a CDS encoding sigma-54 dependent transcriptional regulator, giving the protein MNKLQEPVLVVDDEADIRDLMEMTLMKMGLRVDTAAGVEEAKDKLDNNDYSLVLTDMRMPDGSGLEVVQYIDELMLDTPVAVITAFGNADQAVEALKAGAFDYLQKPITLSQLRSLVKSAVSVSDNATEPTPSEKVKLQPAPVSAALYKPEPQPAKPVVTPPKSVQSEFNRPLTVPEGLNSLKERFSAGSINPALQQDAPILEGEDDMPRLLGTSPQMVEVRHLIRRLARSLVPVYISGESGTGKEQAARTIHELSDRADKPFIAVNCGAIPENLMESEFFGYKKGSFTGADQDRLGFFQHADGGTLFLDEVADLPLAMQVKLLRAIQEKAVRRIGDARETFVDVRIICATHKNLEALVESGAFRQDLYYRLNVVSLHMPPLREMREDLGALILYLLYKHRHGNQTYKLSPKAQEALLHYSYPGNFRELENILERAVALTVGQVIQVDDLQIQNAPQVKAERSGFSFDDIAEPDARETTLNHSPIPPFDPRTMQIQDYLDQVERSIIEQALQQTRYNRTQAAKLLGISFRSMRYRMERLDIN; this is encoded by the coding sequence ATGAATAAATTGCAAGAGCCGGTTTTGGTTGTCGATGACGAGGCAGACATCCGTGATCTGATGGAAATGACCCTGATGAAAATGGGTCTGCGCGTCGATACTGCGGCTGGTGTTGAAGAAGCCAAAGACAAGCTGGACAACAACGATTATTCGCTGGTGCTGACTGATATGCGTATGCCCGATGGCTCAGGCCTCGAGGTTGTCCAATACATCGACGAGTTGATGCTCGACACACCCGTTGCCGTGATTACGGCTTTTGGCAATGCCGACCAAGCCGTTGAAGCCTTGAAAGCAGGGGCGTTTGATTATCTGCAAAAACCGATTACGCTGTCGCAGTTGCGTTCATTGGTTAAATCGGCAGTGTCGGTTTCCGATAATGCTACCGAACCCACGCCGTCTGAAAAAGTCAAATTGCAGCCTGCGCCTGTTTCTGCTGCCCTGTATAAACCCGAACCTCAGCCGGCTAAGCCTGTTGTAACGCCTCCTAAGAGCGTACAGAGTGAATTTAACCGGCCTTTGACTGTTCCGGAAGGGCTCAATTCCTTAAAAGAGCGTTTTTCGGCCGGCAGCATCAATCCTGCTTTGCAACAAGACGCACCTATATTGGAAGGCGAGGACGATATGCCTCGCCTATTAGGTACTTCGCCGCAAATGGTCGAAGTGCGCCACCTGATTCGCAGATTGGCCCGCAGCCTTGTTCCCGTTTATATCTCTGGCGAGTCCGGTACAGGTAAAGAGCAGGCAGCACGTACTATTCATGAGTTGTCTGACCGCGCCGACAAACCGTTTATTGCTGTCAACTGCGGTGCCATTCCTGAAAATCTGATGGAAAGCGAATTTTTCGGCTACAAAAAAGGCAGCTTTACCGGCGCAGATCAAGACCGTCTCGGCTTTTTCCAACACGCCGACGGCGGCACTTTGTTCCTTGACGAAGTTGCCGATTTGCCGCTTGCCATGCAGGTCAAACTTCTGCGCGCCATTCAAGAAAAAGCCGTGCGCCGTATCGGCGATGCGCGGGAAACCTTTGTGGATGTGCGCATTATTTGTGCAACCCACAAAAACCTCGAAGCTTTGGTCGAAAGCGGCGCATTCCGTCAGGACTTGTATTACCGCCTCAACGTAGTCTCCCTGCACATGCCGCCTTTGCGCGAAATGCGCGAAGACTTGGGCGCGCTGATTCTGTATCTGCTGTATAAACACCGTCACGGCAATCAAACCTACAAACTCAGCCCGAAAGCCCAAGAAGCCCTGTTGCATTACAGCTATCCCGGCAACTTCCGCGAGTTGGAGAATATCCTCGAACGCGCAGTTGCACTGACGGTCGGCCAAGTGATACAAGTGGACGACTTGCAGATTCAAAACGCCCCACAGGTTAAGGCTGAACGCAGCGGCTTCTCTTTTGACGATATTGCCGAACCTGACGCGCGCGAAACTACGCTCAATCATAGCCCCATTCCACCGTTTGATCCGCGTACCATGCAGATACAGGATTACCTCGACCAAGTGGAACGTAGCATCATCGAGCAGGCTTTGCAGCAAACCCGTTACAACCGTACCCAAGCCGCCAAGCTTTTGGGCATCAGCTTCCGCTCTATGCGCTACCGCATGGAACGCTTGGACATCAATTAA
- a CDS encoding DsbC family protein, whose amino-acid sequence MKTKLIKILTPFAVLPLLACGQPAVSNANAAPTQAAKAEAPADKSVAASLKTRLEKVYAAQDLKVLSVSETPIKGIYEVVVSGKQIIYTDAKGDYMLVGDLINVNTRQSMTEERAADLNKIDFASLPLDKAIKEVRGNGKLKVAVFSDPDCPYCKRLEHEFEKMTDITIYTFMMPIPSLHPDAAHKAELLWCQPNPTQAWIDWMRKGKLPSGKANCENPVAETTSLGEQFGFNGTPTVVFPNGRSQSGYSPMPHLKEIIEKNQ is encoded by the coding sequence ATGAAAACCAAGTTAATCAAAATCTTAACACCGTTTGCCGTCCTTCCTTTGTTGGCATGCGGTCAACCTGCCGTATCCAACGCCAACGCGGCGCCTACTCAGGCTGCCAAAGCGGAAGCACCTGCCGACAAATCTGTTGCCGCTTCTTTGAAAACACGTCTGGAAAAAGTCTATGCCGCCCAAGATTTGAAAGTTTTGAGCGTCAGTGAAACACCGATTAAAGGCATTTATGAAGTTGTCGTCAGCGGCAAACAAATCATCTATACCGACGCCAAAGGCGACTATATGCTCGTTGGCGACCTCATCAACGTCAACACGCGCCAAAGCATGACTGAAGAACGCGCCGCCGATTTGAACAAAATCGACTTCGCTTCCCTGCCTTTGGACAAAGCCATCAAAGAAGTGCGCGGCAACGGCAAACTGAAAGTCGCCGTTTTCTCCGATCCGGACTGCCCGTACTGCAAACGCTTGGAGCATGAGTTTGAAAAAATGACCGACATCACGATTTATACCTTCATGATGCCGATTCCAAGCCTGCACCCTGATGCCGCGCACAAAGCCGAGCTGTTGTGGTGTCAGCCTAATCCGACTCAGGCATGGATTGACTGGATGCGCAAAGGCAAGCTCCCAAGCGGCAAAGCAAACTGCGAAAACCCTGTTGCGGAAACCACTTCATTGGGCGAACAATTCGGCTTCAATGGTACACCGACCGTGGTCTTCCCTAACGGCCGTAGCCAAAGCGGTTACAGCCCTATGCCTCACCTCAAAGAAATCATCGAGAAAAACCAGTAA
- the lpxH gene encoding UDP-2,3-diacylglucosamine diphosphatase translates to MPIYFIADLHLSESHPQLTALFQKFIQEKAVHAQAVYILGDLFDFWIGDDENSPLVHTIKQTIRSLTERGIACYFIHGNRDFLIGKTFALDTGMTLLPEYAVIDLFGTPTLLCHGDTLCTDDHSYQKFRRTVHQKWLQRLFLFLPLTLRLNIATKIRKQSKQDKQHKTADIMDVNPAFTHETVQRFHTPLLIHGHTHRENIHRNADYTRIVLGDWRDNYASILEVNAEGYRFIAL, encoded by the coding sequence ATGCCGATTTACTTTATCGCCGATTTGCACCTGAGCGAATCCCACCCCCAACTGACTGCACTCTTCCAAAAATTTATCCAAGAAAAAGCCGTTCATGCCCAAGCCGTGTATATCCTCGGCGACCTTTTCGATTTTTGGATCGGCGATGACGAAAACAGCCCTTTGGTTCACACCATCAAGCAAACCATCCGCAGCCTGACCGAGCGCGGCATCGCCTGCTATTTTATCCATGGCAACCGCGACTTCCTCATCGGCAAAACCTTCGCCCTCGATACCGGCATGACCTTACTGCCCGAGTACGCCGTTATCGACCTGTTCGGCACACCCACCCTACTCTGTCACGGCGACACACTCTGCACCGACGACCATTCTTATCAAAAATTCCGCCGTACCGTCCATCAAAAATGGCTGCAACGCCTGTTCCTATTCCTGCCACTTACACTCCGGCTGAACATCGCCACTAAAATCCGCAAGCAGAGCAAACAGGACAAACAACACAAAACCGCCGACATCATGGACGTCAATCCGGCCTTTACCCACGAAACCGTCCAACGCTTCCACACGCCCCTGCTCATCCACGGCCATACCCACCGCGAAAACATCCACCGCAACGCCGATTACACCCGCATCGTACTCGGTGACTGGCGCGACAATTACGCCTCCATTCTCGAAGTCAATGCCGAAGGTTACCGTTTTATCGCCTTATAA
- the argC gene encoding N-acetyl-gamma-glutamyl-phosphate reductase, translated as MTTKIKIGIVGATGYTGVELLRLLSSHPNAEVTAVTSRSEAGIAVADYFSSLRGIYDLAFQTPEDAELDRCDLVFFATPNGVAMKEAPVLIEKGVRVIDLSADFRIRDIPTWEQWYKMTHAAPQLVSQAVYGLCELYKDDIAKAMLVANPGCYPTCVSLPLLPLLQAGRLKANVTLIADCKSGVSGAGRKASTHTLLCEAGDNFKAYGVGGHRHLPEIRQTLSGLQDHVSDGLIFVPHLVPMIRGMHATLYLHLQEHTDPEALLREYYRESPFVDILPSGSTPETRSVRGANLCRISVQRAPEQDDVWIILSVIDNLVKGAAGQAVQNMNIMFGLPETTGLTNAPLMP; from the coding sequence ATGACCACAAAAATTAAAATTGGTATCGTCGGTGCAACCGGTTACACAGGCGTTGAATTGTTGCGTCTGCTCAGCAGCCACCCCAACGCAGAGGTTACTGCTGTCACCAGCCGAAGCGAAGCCGGTATTGCAGTAGCGGACTACTTCTCCAGCCTGCGCGGCATTTACGACCTTGCATTCCAAACGCCCGAAGATGCCGAGCTTGACCGTTGCGACCTCGTATTCTTCGCCACACCCAACGGCGTAGCCATGAAAGAAGCACCGGTCCTTATCGAAAAAGGCGTACGTGTGATTGACCTGTCTGCCGACTTTCGCATCCGCGACATCCCCACATGGGAACAATGGTACAAAATGACCCATGCCGCGCCGCAACTTGTTTCCCAAGCAGTGTACGGTTTGTGCGAACTTTACAAAGACGATATCGCCAAAGCCATGCTGGTGGCTAATCCGGGCTGCTACCCTACCTGCGTTTCCCTGCCGTTATTGCCACTGCTTCAGGCTGGTCGTCTGAAAGCCAACGTGACGCTGATTGCCGACTGTAAATCCGGTGTTTCCGGTGCGGGTCGCAAAGCCAGCACCCATACCCTATTGTGCGAAGCAGGCGACAACTTCAAAGCCTACGGCGTCGGCGGCCACCGCCACCTGCCTGAAATCCGACAAACCCTGTCCGGACTGCAAGACCATGTTTCAGACGGCCTGATTTTCGTACCACACCTTGTTCCGATGATACGCGGTATGCACGCCACCCTGTATCTGCACCTGCAAGAACATACCGATCCTGAAGCCTTACTGCGCGAATACTACCGCGAGAGTCCTTTTGTCGATATTTTGCCTTCAGGTTCGACACCTGAAACCCGCAGCGTACGCGGCGCCAACCTCTGCCGTATCAGCGTTCAAAGAGCGCCCGAACAAGACGATGTGTGGATTATTCTTTCCGTCATCGACAACTTGGTCAAAGGCGCAGCCGGTCAAGCCGTGCAGAATATGAACATTATGTTCGGACTGCCCGAAACCACCGGACTGACTAATGCACCATTGATGCCTTAA
- the erpA gene encoding iron-sulfur cluster insertion protein ErpA: MSDESPIIFTDSCCTKVADLIAEENNPDLKLRVFVNGGGCSGFQYGFTFDEIKNDDDFEIQKNGLTFLVDPMSYQYLVGAEIDYTESLQGSQFVIRNPNAETTCGCGSSFSV, translated from the coding sequence ATGTCAGACGAAAGCCCTATTATCTTTACTGACAGCTGCTGCACCAAAGTTGCCGACCTGATTGCCGAAGAGAACAATCCCGATTTGAAATTGCGCGTATTCGTCAACGGCGGCGGTTGCTCCGGCTTCCAATATGGTTTTACCTTTGATGAAATCAAAAACGACGACGATTTTGAAATCCAGAAAAACGGCCTGACGTTCTTGGTTGACCCGATGAGCTACCAATATCTGGTTGGTGCGGAAATCGACTACACCGAAAGCCTGCAAGGTTCTCAATTCGTCATCCGCAATCCGAATGCCGAAACGACTTGCGGTTGCGGCTCGTCCTTCTCCGTATAA
- a CDS encoding 2,3-diphosphoglycerate-dependent phosphoglycerate mutase gives MELVFIRHGQSEWNAKNLFTGWRDVKLSEQGLAEAAAAGKKLKEKGYEFDIAFTSVLTRAIKTCNIVLEESDQLFVPQIKSWRLNERHYGQLQGLDKKQTAEKYGDEQVHIWRRSYDTLPPLLDPKDPHSAHNDRRYANLPSDVIPDGENLKVTLERVLPFWEDQIAPAILSGKRVLVAAHGNSLRALAKHIEGISDEDIMGLEIPTGQPLVYKLDENLKVVEKFYL, from the coding sequence ATGGAATTAGTATTCATCCGTCACGGACAAAGCGAATGGAACGCGAAAAACCTTTTCACCGGCTGGCGCGACGTCAAGTTGAGCGAGCAAGGTTTGGCAGAAGCCGCCGCAGCAGGTAAAAAGCTGAAAGAAAAAGGCTATGAATTCGACATCGCCTTTACTTCCGTCCTGACCCGCGCCATCAAAACCTGTAACATCGTTTTGGAAGAATCCGACCAACTGTTTGTTCCGCAAATCAAATCATGGCGTTTGAACGAGCGCCACTACGGCCAGCTGCAAGGTTTGGATAAAAAACAAACCGCAGAAAAATACGGCGACGAGCAAGTCCACATTTGGCGCCGCAGCTACGACACCCTGCCTCCGCTGCTTGATCCTAAAGACCCGCATTCCGCCCACAACGACCGCCGCTATGCCAACCTGCCTAGCGATGTTATTCCCGATGGTGAAAACCTCAAAGTTACCCTCGAACGCGTCCTGCCTTTTTGGGAAGACCAAATCGCCCCGGCCATCTTGAGCGGCAAACGTGTATTGGTTGCGGCACACGGCAACTCTCTGCGTGCGTTGGCCAAACACATCGAAGGCATTTCCGACGAAGACATCATGGGCTTGGAAATCCCAACCGGTCAGCCGCTGGTGTACAAATTGGACGAAAACCTGAAAGTGGTTGAGAAATTCTACCTGTAA